In the genome of Streptomyces sp. Tu 3180, the window TCCGCTGATACCTGTGCCGGACAGTCTGTCAGCTTCACGCCGCGCCGCACTGTCAGGACCCCCGGTTACCCTCGATCCCGGCACCTGACCCACGCAGCGCGCACGTACGAGGAGACCAGACCGATGAGCGAACGCCTCCAGCCCGGGGACGAGGCCCCCGCCTTCACCCTGCCCGACGCCGACGGCAAGGAGGTGTCCCTGGCCGACCACAGGGGCCGCAAGGTCATCGTCTACTTCTACCCGGCCGCGCTCACCCCCGGCTGCACCAAGCAGGCCTGCGACTTCACCGACAACCTGGAGCTGCTGGCGGGCGCCGGCTACGACGTGATCGGCATCTCCCCCGACAAGCCGGAGAAGCTCGCCAAGTTCCGCGAGAAGGAGTCCCTGAGGGTCACCCTGCTCGCCGACCCCGACAAGCGGGTCCTGGAGGCGTACGGCGCCCACGGCGAGAAGAAGCTCTACGGCAAGACGGTGGTCGGCGTCATCCGCTCCACGGTCGTCGTCGACGAGGAGGGCAAGGTCGAACGCGCCCTCTACAACGTCAAGGCGACGGGCCACGTGGCCAAGATCATCAAGGATCTGGGCGTCTGAGCGACCGCGCCCGCGAACGGCCCGCACCGGCGATCCGGTGCGGGCCGCCCCGCATTCCGCGCGGGAGCGTCCGGCCGCCGACGGGGACCGGAGCGCCGGCCGCCGGGAGAACCCGCGGCACCCGTGCCCCAACTGCCATGCCCCGGCGAAGACCTGGTGCCGCCGGAAGGGAAGGGCGACCCTCGCGGGGCAACCCGTTCCCCCGTACACTGAGCGTCGCCGGTCAGACGTGATGACCGTTTTTGAGCGGCCGTGATGGAATTTGGCAGTCATGCTGGGTTTAGGTCCCAGTGGGTTAACACCCGTGTGGGTTCGAGTCCCACCGGCCGCACGCACACGGAGGGGCCGTCCGGCCGGACGGCCCCTCCGGCGTCCTCAGCCCACCAACTCCCGCACCACCGGCACCAGGGCCCGGAACGCCTCGCCCCGGTGGCTGATCGCGTTCTTCTCGGCCGGGGTCAGTTCCGCGCAGGTGCGGGTCTCGCCCTCCGGCTGGAGGATCGGGTCGTAGCCGAAGCCGCCGGCGCCGGCGGGGGCGTGGCGGAGGGTGCCCCGCAACCGGCCCTCGACCACGCGTTCCGTGCCGTCGGGGAGGGCGAGGGCCGCCGCGCAGGCGAAGTGGGCGCCCCGGTGCTCGTCGGCGATGTCGGAGAGCTGGGCGAGCAGGAGGTCCAGGTTGGCCCGGTCGTCGCCGTGACGGCCCGCCCAGCGGGCGGAGAAGATGCCGGGGGCGCCGTTGAGGACGTCGACGCAGAGGCCGGAGTCGTCGGCGACGGCGGGCAGGCCCGTGGCCCGGGCGAGGGCGTGGGCCTTGAGGAGGGCGTTCTCGGCGAAGGTGACGCCGGTTTCCCTGACGTCGGGGACCTCGGGGTAGGCGTCGGCGCCGACGAGTTCGTGCGGCAGGCCGGCCTCGGCGAGGATGGCCCTCAGTTCGGTGATCTTTCCGGCGTTGCGGGTGGCGAGGATCAGGCGGGTCATGGGGTCCAGTATCCCGGGCCCCACGACCGGCCCCCCGCGGCGTCCCCGCGGCGCCCTTGCGGGGTCCCTACGGGGTGCAGACCTTGGTCAGTTCGCCGGCCGCGTCGGTGACGGGGCCGATGTCGGGGGTCCTGTCGCCGTTCTCCACCGACGTGCGGACGTTGTCGACGGCCTGGTCGAGGTCGTCGACGGCCCGGGAGACGTCGGCGTTGTCGGTCTTGTCGCCTATCTCGCCGAGGTTCTTGTCGATGGAGTCGAGGGACTCCTCGAGCTGGGTGACGTCGTTGGAGGCGTTCTCCACGGCCTGCTGCATGTCGGTGACGCTGTCGGCGATGGCGTCGGCGGTCTGGACGCAGTCCAGTGCCTTGTCGACGGCGTCGCAGCCGGTGGTGAGTCCGGCGGTCAGCGCGACGGCCGCCAGGGTGGCGGCGACGGCTGCGGTGCGGCGTCGGCGGCTCGCGGCCATGGAACGGTCCCTCCCTCGTCGGGCCGGTCGTCGGCCCGGGTCACTGGCCGGGCGCGCGGTGTCGAGCCGTGCGCCCGTACTTGTCCAGACGCGGCGGCGGCCGGCGCGGTTGCCCGGCGTCGGCCGCCTTTCTTGGTGCGTCCTTTACCTTTCGGTGACGGTATCAAGCGCGGCGCGCTGCGCGGCGGCCAGTTCGGCGCAGCCGGCGACGCCGAGGTCGAGGAGGGCGTCGAGTTCGTCGCGGGCGAAGGGCTGGGCCTCGGCGGTGCCCTGGACCTCGACGAAGCGGCCGTCGCCGGTGCAGACGACGTTCATGTCGGTGTCGGCCTTGACGTCCTCCTCGTAGCAGAGGTCGAGGAGGGGGACGCCGCCGACGATGCCGACGGAGACGGCGCTGACGGTGCCGGTCAGCGGCTGGCGGCCGGCCTTGACCAGTTTCCTGGACCGGGCCCAGGCGACGGCGTCGGCGAGGGCGACGTAGGAGCCGGTGATGGCGGCGGTGCGGGTGCCGCCGTCGGCCTGGAGGACGTCGCAGTCGAGGACGACGGTGTTCTCGCCGAGGGCCTTGTAGTCGATGACGGCGCGCAGGGAGCGGCCGATGAGGCGGCTGATCTCGTGGGTGCGGCCGCCGATGCGGCCCTTGACGGACTCGCGGTCGCCGCGGGTGTTGGTGGCCCGGGGGAGCATCGCGTACTCGGCGGTGACCCAGCCCTCGCCGCTGCCCTTGCGCCAGCGGGGGACGCCTTCGGTGACGGAGGCGGTGCACAGGACCTTGGTGTCGCCGAAGGAGACGAGGACGGAGCCTTCGGCGTGCTTGCTCCAGCCGCGTTCGATGGTGACCGGGCGGAGTTGTTCGGGGGTGCGGCCGTCGATTCGAGACATGGCGCCGAGCCTAGCCGTACCTGCGGAAGGGGCCCCTCCCGCGGTGGGAAGGGGCCCTCGAGGAGTGAAGCCGGGGACGATGCCGGCTCCTCACATCATGTCTTCGATCTCCGCGGCGATGGGGTCGGCGTCGGTTCCGATGACGACCTGGATGGCGCTGCCCATCTTGACGACGCCGTGGGCGCCGGCGGCCTTCAGGGCGGCTTCGTCGACCTTGGCCGGGTCGACGACCTCCGTGCGCAGGCGGGTGATGCAGCCCTCGACCTCTTCGATGTTGTCGATGCCGCCGAGCCCGGCAACGATCTTCTCAGCCTTGGTGGCCATGTTCGTTCTCCCTGATCCGAACCGCTTTGTCGCAGTAACCCACAGTTGGCCCATCTTTGCGAGCGGTCATGTCGTGGGTGCCGAATGATGGCGTCACGACAGCGGAACCGTCCTCCCGACTGGTCTACACCACCGGGTGGACTGCCGCCAAACCCGTCGTCAGTGCTTCCCAGCGAAGGGGGACCGGATGAGTGCCGACCGTCCCGCCGGCGCCGAGGGGACGGCCGGTCCCGCGCGGGAACGCCGGCACCGGTTGTACCAGGGTCTGCAGAAGATGGGCCGGAGCCTGCAGCTGCCGATCGCGGTGCTGCCGGCGGCGGGCATCCTCAACCGGCTGGGGCAGCCGGACGTGTTCGGCGACGACGGTCTCGGCTGGACGAACGTCTCCAAGGTGATGGTGGGCGCGGGCGGCGCGCTGCTGGACGGTTCGCTGGGGCTGCCGCTGCTGTTCTGCGTCGGCGTGGCCATCGGCATGGCGAAGAAGGCGGACGGTTCGACGGCGCTGGCG includes:
- the rdgB gene encoding RdgB/HAM1 family non-canonical purine NTP pyrophosphatase; its protein translation is MTRLILATRNAGKITELRAILAEAGLPHELVGADAYPEVPDVRETGVTFAENALLKAHALARATGLPAVADDSGLCVDVLNGAPGIFSARWAGRHGDDRANLDLLLAQLSDIADEHRGAHFACAAALALPDGTERVVEGRLRGTLRHAPAGAGGFGYDPILQPEGETRTCAELTPAEKNAISHRGEAFRALVPVVRELVG
- the bcp gene encoding thioredoxin-dependent thiol peroxidase — its product is MSERLQPGDEAPAFTLPDADGKEVSLADHRGRKVIVYFYPAALTPGCTKQACDFTDNLELLAGAGYDVIGISPDKPEKLAKFREKESLRVTLLADPDKRVLEAYGAHGEKKLYGKTVVGVIRSTVVVDEEGKVERALYNVKATGHVAKIIKDLGV
- a CDS encoding PTS glucose/sucrose transporter subunit IIB, whose amino-acid sequence is MATKAEKIVAGLGGIDNIEEVEGCITRLRTEVVDPAKVDEAALKAAGAHGVVKMGSAIQVVIGTDADPIAAEIEDMM
- the rph gene encoding ribonuclease PH, with protein sequence MSRIDGRTPEQLRPVTIERGWSKHAEGSVLVSFGDTKVLCTASVTEGVPRWRKGSGEGWVTAEYAMLPRATNTRGDRESVKGRIGGRTHEISRLIGRSLRAVIDYKALGENTVVLDCDVLQADGGTRTAAITGSYVALADAVAWARSRKLVKAGRQPLTGTVSAVSVGIVGGVPLLDLCYEEDVKADTDMNVVCTGDGRFVEVQGTAEAQPFARDELDALLDLGVAGCAELAAAQRAALDTVTER